GGCGCCCAGCCCCTTGCTGTCGGATATCTTGTGCTATCTATCTTGAAATGCGCAAGAAAATGTGATATAATGTGTTTGAATGAACAGCAGGGGTGGGGAATGCAGCCGGCAGAACGCCAGACCAGGATCCTCCAATTGATCAACGAGCGGCAAAGCGTCTCCGTAGCGGAATTGAGCGAGGAACTTGGCGTCTCGGAGATGACCATCCGCCGGGACCTGGCGCGGCTGGAGGAGCGCGGCGTCCTGCGGCGCACCCACGGCGGCGCGGTACTGCTGAAATATCCCCCTGGCGACCTGCCCTATTATGCCCGCGAAGGCACCCAACTGGCCGAGAAAGAGGCCATCGCCCGCCTGGCGGCGGAACTGGTGGAGGACGGAGACACCATCGTGCTGGACGCCGGCACCACCATCGCCCACTTCGCCCGCCGGCTCATCGGCAAGCGCCACCTCACCGTCATCACCAACTCCCTCTACGTCGTCAACATCCTCATCGGAGCGCCGGACATCACCGTTATTAACACCGGCGGCACCCTATGGGAGCCGACCGCTTCCTTCGTCGGGCCGCTGGCGGTGGCCACCCTGCGCCGCTTCACCGCCGAAAAGGCCTTCCTGGCCACGCCGGCCATCTCCCTGGAGGCCGGCGTCACCAACAGCAACCTGTACGAAGCGGAGGTCAAGGCGGCCATGCTGGAAATCGCCCGCCAGAAGATCCTGCTGGTGGATCACACCAAGTTCGGGCGCACTTCCTACGCCATCGTCGCCCCCATCCAGGCCTTCGACCGTATCATCACCGATGAGCGGACGCCGGCTGACGTGATTGCGCGCCTCCGCGCCGCCGGCGTGGATGTGCGCGTCGCCCCGCTTCAGGAGCCGGCCGCATCACCCGTCCCAACACTGCCCTTGCGCAGACCAGAACGATAAAAGGGGTAATGAGGAGAATATGAACGCCACCGACTTGAAGACCATCATGCAGGCACAGGGCATCACCCGCGAGGATTTGCTGGATTACCTGCGCCAGATGCGCATCATCCGCAACTTTGAGGAAGCGGTCTATGACCTGTTGGGCCGCAACATCATCAAGGGCGCGTCCCACCTGTACGCCGGCCAGGAAGCTGTCGCCGTCGGCGCCATCAGCGTCCTGCGCGACGACGACCTCATCACCAGCACCCACCGCGGCCACGGACACTGCTACGCCCGCGGCGACCGGCTCGCCAAAACCCCCGAGGAGAAGCAGGAGCACCTGAACAAAATGATGGCAGAGCTGTGCGGGCGTTCCACCGGCTACTGCCGCGGCCGCGGCGGCTCCATGCACATCGCGGACGTGGAGCGCGGCAACCTGGGCGCCACCGGCATCGTGGGCGGCAATATCCCCGTGGCCACCGGCGCCGGCCTCTCCATGAAACTGCAAAAATCGGACCGCGTGGTGCTTTGCTTCTTCGGCGACGGCGCGGCCAATACCGGCAACTTCCACGAATCGCTCAACATGGCCGCCATCTGGAAGCTCCCCGTCGTCTACATCGTGGAGAACAACCTGTACGG
This is a stretch of genomic DNA from Anaerolineae bacterium. It encodes these proteins:
- a CDS encoding DeoR/GlpR transcriptional regulator, which translates into the protein MQPAERQTRILQLINERQSVSVAELSEELGVSEMTIRRDLARLEERGVLRRTHGGAVLLKYPPGDLPYYAREGTQLAEKEAIARLAAELVEDGDTIVLDAGTTIAHFARRLIGKRHLTVITNSLYVVNILIGAPDITVINTGGTLWEPTASFVGPLAVATLRRFTAEKAFLATPAISLEAGVTNSNLYEAEVKAAMLEIARQKILLVDHTKFGRTSYAIVAPIQAFDRIITDERTPADVIARLRAAGVDVRVAPLQEPAASPVPTLPLRRPER